A genomic window from Serratia liquefaciens includes:
- a CDS encoding DUF484 domain-containing protein encodes MKSVEDQAVAGIELDDDAVMQFLLQNPDFFMRNARLVEQMRVPHPVRGTVSLVEWHLARQRNHIHRLEEEITLLMEQASANETLFASLLHLQANLATADSLQDMLNRLQRWARGFGLAGANIRLFSESWKIGAPSDFTHLALTRSSFEPLRIQRLGDQQHFLGSLNGPELLLLLPQAKLVGSVALSMLGDEGELGMVIFSSRDTQHYQQGMGTVMLNQLARMLPELLERWIERV; translated from the coding sequence ATGAAGAGCGTTGAGGACCAGGCTGTCGCAGGCATTGAGCTTGATGACGACGCCGTGATGCAGTTTCTGCTGCAAAACCCGGATTTCTTTATGCGCAACGCACGGTTGGTGGAGCAGATGCGCGTTCCCCATCCCGTTCGCGGCACCGTATCGTTGGTCGAGTGGCATCTGGCTCGCCAGCGCAATCACATCCATCGGCTGGAAGAAGAAATCACGCTGCTGATGGAGCAGGCCAGCGCCAACGAAACGCTGTTTGCCAGCCTGCTGCATTTACAGGCCAATCTGGCCACCGCCGACAGCCTGCAGGATATGCTTAACCGCCTGCAGCGTTGGGCGCGCGGTTTCGGTTTGGCCGGCGCCAACATCCGCCTGTTTTCCGAAAGCTGGAAAATCGGCGCACCTTCCGATTTCACCCACCTTGCCCTGACGCGCTCTTCGTTTGAACCGTTGCGCATTCAGCGCCTGGGTGACCAACAGCACTTTCTCGGCAGTCTGAATGGCCCCGAACTGCTGCTGTTGCTGCCGCAGGCCAAACTGGTCGGCTCGGTAGCGCTGTCGATGCTGGGTGATGAGGGCGAGCTGGGCATGGTGATTTTCAGCAGCCGCGATACGCAACATTATCAGCAGGGTATGGGCACGGTGATGCTTAATCAACTGGCGCGCATGCTGCCGGAACTGCTGGAACGCTGGATCGAACGAGTATGA
- the xerC gene encoding tyrosine recombinase XerC: MTPLAASLQQPVDAFLRYLKVERQLSPLTQLSYSRQLQALMALAQDMGITEWPSLDAGKVRMLAARSKRAGLQSSSLALRLSALRSFLDWQVSQGMLIANPAKGIRTPRSGRHLPKNIDVDEMNQLLDIDLNDPLAVRDRAMLEVMYGAGLRLSELVGLDCRHVDLAAGEIWVLGKGSKERKLPVGRTAVTWLEHWLAMRDLFGPSDDAMFLSNQGKRISTRNVQKRFAEWGVKQGVNSHIHPHKLRHSFATHMLESSGDLRAVQELLGHANLTTTQIYTHLDFQHLANVYDAAHPRAKRGKS, encoded by the coding sequence ATGACCCCGCTGGCGGCCAGCCTGCAACAGCCGGTCGATGCCTTTCTGCGCTATCTGAAGGTGGAACGCCAGCTCAGCCCCTTGACGCAGTTAAGCTATTCACGCCAATTACAGGCGCTGATGGCGCTGGCTCAGGATATGGGCATCACGGAGTGGCCGTCGCTGGACGCCGGCAAAGTCCGGATGCTGGCAGCACGCAGCAAACGCGCCGGCCTGCAGTCTTCCAGCCTCGCGTTGCGCTTGTCGGCATTACGCAGTTTTCTCGACTGGCAGGTCAGCCAGGGCATGCTGATAGCCAACCCCGCCAAAGGGATCCGCACGCCGCGCAGCGGCCGTCATCTGCCGAAAAACATCGACGTCGATGAAATGAATCAGCTGCTGGATATCGATCTCAACGATCCGCTGGCGGTGCGCGATCGCGCTATGCTTGAGGTGATGTACGGGGCAGGGCTGCGTCTTTCTGAACTGGTGGGGCTGGACTGTCGCCACGTCGATCTGGCCGCCGGTGAAATTTGGGTGTTGGGCAAGGGCAGCAAGGAACGCAAGCTGCCGGTCGGCCGCACCGCCGTGACCTGGCTGGAACACTGGCTGGCGATGCGCGATTTGTTTGGGCCGTCAGACGATGCGATGTTCCTGTCCAATCAGGGAAAACGCATCTCGACTCGCAACGTGCAAAAGCGTTTTGCCGAATGGGGCGTCAAGCAGGGCGTTAACAGCCATATCCATCCGCACAAGCTGCGCCACTCCTTTGCCACCCATATGCTGGAGTCCAGCGGCGATCTGCGAGCGGTGCAGGAACTGCTTGGCCACGCCAACCTGACCACCACCCAAATCTATACCCACCTCGACTTTCAACATCTGGCGAACGTGTACGATGCTGCGCATCCGCGCGCCAAACGGGGGAAATCCTGA
- the yigB gene encoding 5-amino-6-(5-phospho-D-ribitylamino)uracil phosphatase YigB, which produces MHFYRPLRPLAALTFDLDDTLYDNRPVIKQTELQSVAFLQNYHPGLNHFQSADFHRLRRELREQDPEIYHDVTQWRWRAIHLALSRQGLRDAQAAEGADAAMQNFALWRSRIEVPEVTHATLKALGERFPLVAITNGNADPSLCGLDGYFQFVLRSGPDGRAKPYQDMYQTAAERLGIAPEHILHVGDDLTTDVAGALRSGLQACWINDRQRSLMQAADSRLLPHIEISQLASLTALL; this is translated from the coding sequence ATGCACTTTTATCGTCCGCTACGCCCGCTGGCGGCACTGACCTTCGATCTGGACGACACGCTGTATGACAACCGTCCGGTGATCAAACAGACTGAATTGCAGTCGGTCGCTTTTTTGCAGAACTATCACCCCGGGCTGAACCACTTCCAGTCGGCGGATTTTCATCGCCTGCGCCGGGAGCTTCGCGAGCAGGATCCGGAGATTTACCACGACGTCACCCAGTGGCGCTGGCGCGCTATCCACCTGGCGCTGAGCCGCCAGGGACTGCGTGATGCCCAGGCTGCTGAGGGGGCTGATGCGGCGATGCAGAATTTTGCGCTGTGGCGCAGCCGTATCGAGGTTCCTGAAGTCACCCACGCCACGTTGAAAGCGCTGGGCGAACGCTTCCCGCTGGTGGCGATCACCAACGGCAATGCCGATCCTTCGCTGTGCGGGCTGGACGGTTACTTTCAGTTTGTGCTGCGCTCCGGGCCGGATGGCCGTGCCAAACCTTACCAGGACATGTACCAGACGGCTGCCGAGCGGTTAGGGATCGCCCCTGAGCATATACTTCACGTCGGCGATGATTTAACCACCGACGTCGCCGGCGCGTTGCGCTCCGGCCTGCAAGCCTGTTGGATCAACGACCGCCAGCGCAGCCTGATGCAGGCCGCCGATAGCCGGCTGCTGCCACATATTGAGATTTCGCAGTTGGCATCGCTGACAGCATTGTTATAA